In a genomic window of Gossypium arboreum isolate Shixiya-1 chromosome 9, ASM2569848v2, whole genome shotgun sequence:
- the LOC108477099 gene encoding probable prolyl 4-hydroxylase 12 isoform X2, with protein sequence MAAKVRVFQYSGFLMDEECDLLISLGHGAKEGILGINDDRAILETRRQLASSETLLNTNDKVLAMIEERISAWTFLPKENSKPLYVQHYGLEETEQNLDYFGNKSTWALSEPLMATVILYLSNVTKGGEILFPDSESKSESWSDCTKTSNIQKPVKGNAVLFFTTHLNGSPDSSSSHARCPVLEGEMWCATKFFYLRAVTGETISFDSSRNECSDEDPSCPEWAAVGECQRNPVFMVGSPDYYGTCRKSCNAC encoded by the exons ATGGCGGCCAAGGTCAG GGTCTTTCAATATAGTGGCTTTCTAATGGACGAGGAGTGCGACCTCCTTATTTCTTTG GGCCATGGAGCAAAAGAAGGAATTTTGGGGATCAATGATGATCGAGCTATTCTTGAGACACGCAGGCAGCTTGCAAGTTCAGAAACTTTGCTGAATACAAAT GATAAAGTTCTTGCAATGATTGAGGAAAGAATTTCAGCTTGGACTTTCCTTCCTAAAG AGAATAGTAAACCTCTATATGTTCAACACTATGGACTTGAGGAGACTGAACAAAACTTGGATTATTTTGGCAATAAATCCACATGGGCTTTAAGTGAGCCTTTGATGGCAACTGTGATTTTGTACCTTTCAAACGTTACCAAAGGTGGTGAGATTCTTTTCCCTGACTCAGAG TCAAAGAGTGAGTCATGGTCAGATTGTACAAAGACCAGCAATATCCAAAAACCTGTAAAGGGAAATGCGGTTTTGTTCTTCACGACTCACCTCAATGGATCTCCTGACAGTAGTAGCTCGCACGCAAGATGCCCTGTTCTTGAAGGAGAAATGTGGTGCGCTACGAAATTCTTCTACCTAAGGGCTGTGACGGGAGAAACGATATCGTTTGACTCCAGCAGAAATGAATGTTCAGATGAAGATCCCAGTTGTCCTGAATGGGCTGCTGTTGGGGAATGCCAGAGGAACCCTGTTTTTATGGTTGGTTCTCCTGATTACTATGGTACATGTAGGAAGAGTTGTAATGCTTGCTGA
- the LOC108477099 gene encoding probable prolyl 4-hydroxylase 12 isoform X1 has protein sequence MASLVSIFVLLFTCSFSNFSAESRKELKDKEDIHLRHLVQSNVIDPSRVMQLSWRPRVFQYSGFLMDEECDLLISLGHGAKEGILGINDDRAILETRRQLASSETLLNTNDKVLAMIEERISAWTFLPKENSKPLYVQHYGLEETEQNLDYFGNKSTWALSEPLMATVILYLSNVTKGGEILFPDSESKSESWSDCTKTSNIQKPVKGNAVLFFTTHLNGSPDSSSSHARCPVLEGEMWCATKFFYLRAVTGETISFDSSRNECSDEDPSCPEWAAVGECQRNPVFMVGSPDYYGTCRKSCNAC, from the exons ATGGCTTCTCTTGTTTCAATTTTTGTTCTGCTTTTTACCTGTTCGTTCTCCAATTTCTCAGCCGAAAG CCGGAAGGAGTTGAAGGACAAGGAGGATATTCATTTGAGACATTTGGTTCAATCCAATGTAATTGACCCTTCACGAGTGATGCAACTTTCATGGCGGCCAAG GGTCTTTCAATATAGTGGCTTTCTAATGGACGAGGAGTGCGACCTCCTTATTTCTTTG GGCCATGGAGCAAAAGAAGGAATTTTGGGGATCAATGATGATCGAGCTATTCTTGAGACACGCAGGCAGCTTGCAAGTTCAGAAACTTTGCTGAATACAAAT GATAAAGTTCTTGCAATGATTGAGGAAAGAATTTCAGCTTGGACTTTCCTTCCTAAAG AGAATAGTAAACCTCTATATGTTCAACACTATGGACTTGAGGAGACTGAACAAAACTTGGATTATTTTGGCAATAAATCCACATGGGCTTTAAGTGAGCCTTTGATGGCAACTGTGATTTTGTACCTTTCAAACGTTACCAAAGGTGGTGAGATTCTTTTCCCTGACTCAGAG TCAAAGAGTGAGTCATGGTCAGATTGTACAAAGACCAGCAATATCCAAAAACCTGTAAAGGGAAATGCGGTTTTGTTCTTCACGACTCACCTCAATGGATCTCCTGACAGTAGTAGCTCGCACGCAAGATGCCCTGTTCTTGAAGGAGAAATGTGGTGCGCTACGAAATTCTTCTACCTAAGGGCTGTGACGGGAGAAACGATATCGTTTGACTCCAGCAGAAATGAATGTTCAGATGAAGATCCCAGTTGTCCTGAATGGGCTGCTGTTGGGGAATGCCAGAGGAACCCTGTTTTTATGGTTGGTTCTCCTGATTACTATGGTACATGTAGGAAGAGTTGTAATGCTTGCTGA
- the LOC108479492 gene encoding uncharacterized protein LOC108479492, whose product MLKMMEVILHVYDVTNSESDKTNSTIVQINKIFKDGIGLGGIFHSAVQVYGEDEWSFGFCEQGSGVFSCPSGKNPMYTYRESMVLGRTNFSIFKVNQILRELSREWPGSSYDLLSKNCNHFCDDFCERLGVQKLPGWVNRFANAGDTAIQIAENTAFRLRQAKTEIVSASKVAYRFLLGVTPGSSGADDSTGNSNSGSPSFQSAWFKDIVNAGAKPSTRSEIETLDNNVLQKHHPQNSTQTMQQNFRDPERPQRWSSQDFEQPILQNSHDSEQSLRQNSLLDI is encoded by the exons ATGTTGAAGATGATGGAGGTGATCTTACATGTATACGATGTGACGAACAGTGAGTCCGATAAAACCAACAGCACCATTGTTCAAATCAACAAGATCTTCAAAGATGGAATCGGCCTCGGCGGCATCTTCCACAGTGCCGTTCAG GTATATGGAGAAGATGAATGGTCTTTTGGCTTCTGTGAGCAAGGATCTGGAGTTTTTAGTTGTCCATCTGGAAAAAATCCAATGTATACATATCGTGAGTCCATGGTCCTTGGAAGAACTAACTTTTCAATATTCAAGGTTAACCAGATATTGCGGGAACTTAGTAGAGAGTGGCCTGGAAGTTCCTATGACTTGTTATCCAAAAATTGCAACCACTTCTGCGATGACTTCTGTGAAAGGCTTGGTGTCCAAAAGCTTCCAG GTTGGGTTAATCGTTTTGCCAATGCTGGTGACACTGCAATACAAATAGCAGAAAACACTGCCTTTCGG TTGAGACAAGCCAAGACTGAGATAGTATCAGCGAGCAAAGTGGCATATCGTTTCCTTTTGGGTGTTACCCCTGGATCTAGTGGCGCTGACGATTCCACTGGAAATTCAAACAGCGGAAGCCCCAGTTTTCAATCTGCTTGGTTTAAAGATATCGTCAATGCGGGTGCTAAACCATCAACCCGTTCTGAAATCGAGACATTGGACAACAATGTTCTTCAAAAGCATCATCCACAGAATTCTACGCAAACAATGCAACAAAATTTTCGAGATCCAGAAAGACCACAGAGATGGAGTTCGCAAGATTTTGAACAACCAATATTGCAGAATTCACACGATTCAGAACAATCACTGCGACAGAATTCATTGCTGGATATTTGA